Below is a genomic region from Flavobacterium ginsengisoli.
TTGGTTTCCGTAGGTGAATTTTTCTCCCGGTTTCAAAATCCATTTTTGATTTTGACCCTTCACATTCATCTGAACGCTTCCTTCAAATAATTCAACAGTAATTTCTTCGTTTTTAGATTCTTTCACTATAAAGGAAGTTCCTAAAACGGTAGTTGTTGTTTCATCGCAAAAAACCTGAAATGGATGCTGTTTGTCTTTCTTAACTTTAAAATAGGCCTCGCCATCCATTTGGATTTTTCTATTTAAAGCAAAATCGTTTCCATAAATAATTTTAGAATTTGGAGCCAATTCTACTTTTGAGCTATCTGGCAAAACCACATATTTTATTGTTGAGGTTTTATTTTCGATTACATTTTCAGAAAGAACTACATTTTCAGCTGAAGGGTTTTCTGTAAAATAAAATCCAGTTCCAATAAGAGCAAAAAGTAAAACCGAAGCCGCCGCATAAAGATGCCAAGGCTTAAATTTTCTTTTCTTTTTTGAAAATGTTATAGAATGAAATTGTTCCCATGAAGCTTCTTTTTCATCTTCGGAGTGAGAAAGGGGAGACTCTTTCCATAATTTTTTAAATTCTTCGTCAAATTTTTCCTGATCCATCTTTTCTAGATATTAAATGATTTGACAATGAAATCCTTGTTTGCTGAAAACACGATAAACCATTTCTTTAATATCACGGTTGGTTTCGATTTTGAGGATGTTTTCGCGTCCCTGACGATCAAAATTGATGATACAGTCAGAAATGACAAACTGAAGATAAGCTACAAGCAAGCTGGCATCTTTCTTTGTTTTTACATTAGTTTTATACGCTTCGATATGCATTTTTAGTTCTTGTTTTATAGTATAACAAACGAGAACTAAAAAGTTCCTAATGGTTTTCGATTTTTTTTCGAATAAATTTACTGGCGAGATAAATATGATTGGCAATGGTCTTTTCAGAAAGATCCGTTATTTCTGCAATCTCCTTATAGCTAAGGTTTTCCAGTTTATGTAAAGTGAAGATTTTTTGTTGCTGTTCTGGAAGCTGATTAATGAAATTTTGTAGTTTTTCTTGCCTTTCTTCAAAAATTCCAGAGTCTGATTCTTCCTGTGGCACGTCAACTTGATTCGGATCAAGCTGAATTATTTTATTTTCTCTGTTAACGTGATTGATAATAATGTTTTTGCAGATAACAAATATCTGTTTGTCAAACAAAACATCTTCGTTAAGCAGTTCTCTTTTATTATATAGTCTTATGAAAGTTTCCTGAACAAAGTCTTCAGGAGTAAATACAGAAGAGTTAAATCGTTTGGCAATATTTATTAGTTTATCGTAGTAGCTGAAGTAAACTTCCTTAAAAGCCGCTTCATTACCTTTTTTTAAACTTAAAATAAATTTTTTATTGTCCATAACGAAAATATCGTAACTAGCTTCCTAGTCTAAACTCATTGGTATCAATATTATTGTATTCAGAAATTTGAGCAATTTCAAATCAGAAATGTAATAAGTTGCAAAGAACCGTAATTAAATTTAAGATTTGACGCTTTTGCAACGAGAAATGTTACAAATAGGGGGAAGCTTTTTTTTCTGGTGGAGCAAAATTAAAAAGAATGTTTTGGAGTTGAGGACTTTTTTTTAGTAAAAATGGAAAGCAATTATTCTCTTTTTATTGCTGAAAATGTATCGTCAATTTGAGACTGCTTATAAAATACCTTTATAAGCGAGCTGTAAGTTTATCTAGAAAAACAAAAAGCTTTTCGTTCATTTCTGTATAATCATGAGAAAGAATTTCTTCAGGATTTTGAACAAATGGATATTTTTTGCTTTTGGCTAATAAATCAGTTTCACTTTCAATTAAAAGAGAAACGACTTTGGTTGTGAGTTCCATATGACATTGAAAGCCATAAACAAGATCAGAATAGGAAATAATCTGAACAGGACACCCTTCGCTAAAAGCTAAGACTTTACTTTCTTTGGTTAAACCTGGCATATCGTTGTGCCAATGGCCAACATTTAAAGTGGTGCCAAAATGATTTATTTTGTCGTCTATTAATCCTTCTTTGGTTAAAGTAATCGGAAAGACTCCAATTTCTTTTTCTGGACTATGACCAAAATTTGCTCCTAAAGCTTCGCTAATAAGTTGCGATCCTAAACAAACTCCCACAACTGCTTTTCCTAGAGAAATGCATTTTCGAATCAAAGCAATTTCAGCTTCAGCATTAAAATAACGACATTCTTTAAGAGTCATGTTTGGACTTTGAGGTCCGCCCATTACAATCAGCATGTCTATAAAATCAGCAGAATCTGGCAAAGCTTCATTTTTATAAACTTTAGAAAAAGTTATTTTGTGATTTCTGCTTTCTGCCCAATTCAAATACGCGCCTGGAGCTTCGTAAGTTTCGTGTTGTATAAAGTGTATGTTCATTCGATCTAAAAAAATTACAGCAAATATATTAGGATAAAGAGCGTTTTTGATAGTCCACTTTTTCTTTTACTGAAATAGTCCAGATTTAAGAATTTAGCATAAGAATCATCTGAATATCAACTCTATCATAAGCTGACGAAAGGCCTGTTACTTCTTTAAATCCTAATTTCTCATACAATTTAATAGCTGGTTTCAATTTGGTATTGCTTTCTAAATAAATTTTAGAAGCTCCTTTTTCTTTAGCCCATTTTATCGCAGATTCTGCCAATAATAATCCAACACCTTTTCCTTGCGCTTTCGGATTAACGGCCATTTTGGCTAATTCGTAATCGTAATCTTTTCCTTCACTTTTTATTAATGCGCAAACGCCTAAA
It encodes:
- a CDS encoding FecR family protein produces the protein MDQEKFDEEFKKLWKESPLSHSEDEKEASWEQFHSITFSKKKRKFKPWHLYAAASVLLFALIGTGFYFTENPSAENVVLSENVIENKTSTIKYVVLPDSSKVELAPNSKIIYGNDFALNRKIQMDGEAYFKVKKDKQHPFQVFCDETTTTVLGTSFIVKESKNEEITVELFEGSVQMNVKGQNQKWILKPGEKFTYGNQTASVSEFSRFVDFDNENLSAISHYIEENYGYKVVLPKENQNQKITIRINRKEDLKTILQLLSEMYNLNFEINEDLKQITFQ
- a CDS encoding RNA polymerase sigma factor — its product is MDNKKFILSLKKGNEAAFKEVYFSYYDKLINIAKRFNSSVFTPEDFVQETFIRLYNKRELLNEDVLFDKQIFVICKNIIINHVNRENKIIQLDPNQVDVPQEESDSGIFEERQEKLQNFINQLPEQQQKIFTLHKLENLSYKEIAEITDLSEKTIANHIYLASKFIRKKIENH
- a CDS encoding type 1 glutamine amidotransferase, with the translated sequence MNIHFIQHETYEAPGAYLNWAESRNHKITFSKVYKNEALPDSADFIDMLIVMGGPQSPNMTLKECRYFNAEAEIALIRKCISLGKAVVGVCLGSQLISEALGANFGHSPEKEIGVFPITLTKEGLIDDKINHFGTTLNVGHWHNDMPGLTKESKVLAFSEGCPVQIISYSDLVYGFQCHMELTTKVVSLLIESETDLLAKSKKYPFVQNPEEILSHDYTEMNEKLFVFLDKLTARL
- a CDS encoding GNAT family N-acetyltransferase, whose translation is MKNNEQVEIVTYNPKYKKDFKDLNIEWISNYFVVEPNDVKALDHAEDYIINKGGEIFAAVLNEEVLGVCALIKSEGKDYDYELAKMAVNPKAQGKGVGLLLAESAIKWAKEKGASKIYLESNTKLKPAIKLYEKLGFKEVTGLSSAYDRVDIQMILMLNS